DNA from Chloroflexaceae bacterium:
ACGCTCCTCAGCCTGCTCAATATCGGGTTGATTTATGCCCTTGGGCTGCGGATCGCCGGGAAGCGGCGGGCAGCGGGACTCGCAGCCCTGGGGATGGCGCTCTACCTGCCTTTCGTCGCCTTCGCGCAGTTCCTGCTCACCGAGACGCTGTTCATTACCCTGCTCCTGGCCGCTTTCCTGGCTCTGGGAGTGTGGGCCAGGCGCGGGCGTGCCGGCGCGCCGTACACCCGGTTCGCGACGGCCTGGGCCGCAGCGGCGGGGGGTATGCTTGGTCTGGCGACGTTGACGCGGGGGCTTACGGCGGGTTTCGTGCCCCTGGTGGCAGGTTGGATGTTCTGGGCGGGAGGGCGTGGGTGGCGGGGGGCGAGATACGCTGCGGCGCTGGGGCTGGCGTGGCTCGCGGTGGTGCTGCCCTGGAGTCTGTACGCCAGCCGGGCCTACGGGGGCCCCATCCTGGTTGACACCACAGGGGCCTACAATCTGCTCCTCGGCGCGCGCACCGCCTTCGACGGCGGGCGCGACACCATCCCGGTCCGCAACTTTGTCCTGGCGCTCCTGCCCATCCCCGGGCGCAGTCAGGCGGAGCGGCTGGCGCTGCTGGAGCCGCGCCGCGCCCCTGACGGCAGCGTGCAACGGGCCGGCTCCTGCCTGTACGCCGCCGGTGATCCGCGCCTGATGGCGGCCCTGGAGCGGCCGCCGGAGCAGCTCACGCAAGCCGAGCGCCAGAGCCTGATGAGCGCCGAGGCCGGCTGCCTGCTGCGCGCCCGACCCCTGGCGTTTGCGCGGAAGAGCCTGCTCGAATTCGTCGATCTCTTCCGCATCAACTACACCGGCGACGAACGCCTGACCCGCGGCTTCGCCCTGGGCCGCCTGCCGCCCTGGTACACCCTGAGCCTGCTGCTGCTGGACGACACGCTCTACGTCCTGGCGCTGCCCCTGGCCGCGCTGGGATGGGCCGTGCTGCGAACCCGGGCGAGCGGCGCGGGGAACGACACACCAGACGGAACAACAACCGCCATCGCGTTAAGTGGCGTGATCGGCCTCTGGCTGGTGTACAATCTGATAACTGCGCCGCTGTTCTTCGCCATTAACCGCTTTCGGGCGCCGTTGATACCCTTTGTTCTGTTGTTGGCCGCAGCGGCGCTGGCCGCCGGGCCGGGGCTGCGGGCCGCGCTACGGAGCAGCTACGGCGCGGCCTGCGCCACGCTGGGCGGGCTGTTGCTACTGGCGGCGGCGGCGCCCTATGCGTATCTGGAACCGCGAGCGCCCGGCGCCGCTTCGACCTGGGCCTCTTACCTCGGCCCCTACCCCTCCAGCCTGGCCAGCAGCCGGATCGCGCTCCAGGCGCGCCCGGGTTATCTCGTCGAGCAGCGGCTGGCCGCGGCCCTGGGCGCGGGCGACGTCCCGGCGGCCCGCGCCGCCCTGAGCGCCCCGCGTTTACCGGCCTACAGCGCCGCGGTAGGCGCGCCGCTGCTCGCCGGGTTGGAAGGGCGCCCGGCGGAGGGGTTGGAGCGGCTGGCCCGCAGCCCGATACGTCCGCTTGAGCCCTGGCAGACAGCGGTGGTCGCGGGCGAGTTGTTGCGCCAGATGGGGGAAATCGAAGCCGCCCGGCGGGAATTCGGCCCCGAACTGGTGGACAGCCAGAACCCCGTGCTGTGGGCCTGGACCTGGTTGTACCCGCCGCGACTGCCGGACGACCGCCTGGCCGTGGCCGACGACAACGACCTGGGGTACCTGCGGGGCTTCTACCTGGGGGGGTACGAACCCGCGCTGGAGGCAACGGTGCGCTGGGCCAGCGGTGTGTCGGCGCTGCGCTTCCCCCGGGCGGGTACTGGCGCGCCCCGGCAACTCTGCCTGCGCCTGGGGGGCGCCTGGCCCGAGGATCTGCCCTTGCCGGCAGTCGCAGCGTATCTGGACGGGGCGGCCCTGGGCGCGATTGCCCTTACCCGCGAACTGCGAGTCGTATGTCTGGAACTGCCGGCGCGCCCGCCGGGGGCGACCTACGTGGTGGAACTGCGCGCCCCTACCTTCGTTCCCGACGCGCTCGACCTGATCGCCCAGCAGGGGCCGCAGGAGGGCCAGTTGCGCCTGCTGGCCTACCAACTCGACTGGGCCGAGGTGAGGTAGCGATCCGAGGCGTTTCGCAGAGTCGGGAGTTTGGGTTTGTCGATTGGTTCGCCATTCTCGTATGACCGGTATGTGGAGGTGTGGAGGTGTGGAGGTGTGGAGGTGTGGAGGTGTGGAGGTGAGACCACGTTGTTTAGCAGGCTTGAGCCATATCTTGCAGGGAAAGCATGAACCAGGCCCGGCGTCTGCCGCCTGACATTCTGCCGCTGGCGCTGATCACCCTGGCGGGGCTGGGGCTGCGCCTGCTGGTGTGGCGCTGGCGCGAGTTTCAACCCCTCGGGGGCGACGAGCAGGAGTATTTCAACGCGGCGCTGATCCTGCTGCGCGAATGGCGCTACCAGGAACTGCTGTTCATGCGCCCGCCCATCTATCCCCTGTTCCTGGCGACGAGCATCGTGCTGGTGGACTCGCTGGTGCAGAACCTGCGGCTGGTGCAGGCCCTGGTGAGCACCGCGACCATCCCGGTGGTCTACCTGTTGAGCCGGGAAGTGGCCCTGGCCCTCGACCGGCCACCCGTGCCGGCGCGGCGGGCAGGCCTGGCGGCGGCCCTGCTGGCGGCGTTGAGCTACACCCTGGCGGCCAACGCCACGGAACTGCTCGCCGAGACGCTGTTTCTTTTCGCTCTGACCGCGAGCTTCTGGTTGCTGGTACGGGCGGGCCGCCACAGCGCGGCGTGGCGCGCCAGCGTCGCAGGGATGGCGGTGGGCCTCGCCAGCCTGGTGCGCTCGATGGCCCTGCCGCTGCTGCCCCTGGGGGGCCTCTGGCTGCTCATCGGGCGGGGCGGGGCAACGTGGCGCCGGGCGGCCGTGTTCGTACTGGCGGGCTTTCTGGTCATTCTGCCCTGGACCTTCCGCAACTACCTGGTCTACGGCGGCCTGATCCTGATTGACACCACCGGGGCGGAGAACCTGTGGCTCGACAACGACCCGGCCGGGCGGGAGGCGGTCAAGGCGCAACTCTTCGCCCTGGGGGAGGACCAGCTGGCGCGGCAGCAACTCGCCGCGCGCGAGGGCTGGGCGGCGATCCGCGACGATCCGGCGCGTTTCGCGGCCAAGGCGTGGGGCGAATTGCTGCAATTCTTTGCCCTGGAGTATGCCGATGACATGCGCGCCCGCCCGCAGATCTGGGTGCGGCCGGCGGATGTGTGGCTGCGCCTGATCCTCGGCGATGGGCTGTGGCTGCTGCTGGCCCTGGCCGGCAGCTACGGTCTGGCGCGGGGGTTGCTGCAACCGGGGGCGGGAGGGGGGTGGCGCGACGTGTGGGGTTCCCCGGCAAGGGGCGAAGAAAAGCTCCCCCGCGCCCGGCGGCTGAAGCCGCGGGCTACCGTCGGCGAAGCCGACCTGCGCCGGCTCCCGCAGGCTACGCAGGCAGCCTTCGCAAGGCTGGCCGGCCCCTGCACGCGCCCGGCGGCACAGGGGGGCGCGGCGCGTGCAGAACGTTTTGCCACACCCTCCCCGGCGTGGCTGCTCGCGCCGTGGGCGCTGTATGTCGTTCTGACCACGCTGGTGTTTCACGTGGAACTGCGCTACCGCCTGCCCCTGTATCCGGCTCTGTTGCCCTTCGCCGGGCTGACGCTGACGGGCCAATCGGCGCCATCCGCGGCCCGGCATGCCCCGCATCCCGGCGCCTCCCGGCCTGCCACGCCTCAGGCGCCCGGCGCCGCACCGGGGGCAACCAGTGCGCTCGTCCAGACGGGGGGCGGCCAGAGGACGAACGGTGCGCGCCCGTCCTTGCACGGCTTTGTGGCTCTGCTGGCGCCCTTCGCCGTGCTGACCCTGACGCTCCTCCACGTGAACTACGTGGCCCTGGGCTGGCAACTGGGGTTGAAGCACTGGCGCCTGGCGCGCGCCGAGGCCGCGCTGGAGCGGGGCGACGCGGCGGCGGCGCGACGCGCCGCCTCGGCGGCGCTGGAGCGGGACGAAGACTCGGCCCTGGCGCGCATCGCCCTGGCGCGCGCCG
Protein-coding regions in this window:
- a CDS encoding glycosyltransferase family 39 protein, with product MNQARRLPPDILPLALITLAGLGLRLLVWRWREFQPLGGDEQEYFNAALILLREWRYQELLFMRPPIYPLFLATSIVLVDSLVQNLRLVQALVSTATIPVVYLLSREVALALDRPPVPARRAGLAAALLAALSYTLAANATELLAETLFLFALTASFWLLVRAGRHSAAWRASVAGMAVGLASLVRSMALPLLPLGGLWLLIGRGGATWRRAAVFVLAGFLVILPWTFRNYLVYGGLILIDTTGAENLWLDNDPAGREAVKAQLFALGEDQLARQQLAAREGWAAIRDDPARFAAKAWGELLQFFALEYADDMRARPQIWVRPADVWLRLILGDGLWLLLALAGSYGLARGLLQPGAGGGWRDVWGSPARGEEKLPRARRLKPRATVGEADLRRLPQATQAAFARLAGPCTRPAAQGGAARAERFATPSPAWLLAPWALYVVLTTLVFHVELRYRLPLYPALLPFAGLTLTGQSAPSAARHAPHPGASRPATPQAPGAAPGATSALVQTGGGQRTNGARPSLHGFVALLAPFAVLTLTLLHVNYVALGWQLGLKHWRLARAEAALERGDAAAARRAASAALERDEDSALARIALARADLLSGDLPAALAHLDDAVAVLPDHPQARVLRGDVRRALGDPGGARADLAYETASLQDLQRWLWERGITPPPARLPLGNGLDLGFIAGFHGPRPGEEGFRWTTGTARVRLSNARDVREVRLRLASGRPAGAAPVTVTLWAGSTLVGQAEIGPEWSEHTFTLPAGTVTGDELVLELRAPTFTPREFDRASPDGRRLGVKLAAVEVG